The following coding sequences lie in one Cercospora beticola chromosome 9, complete sequence genomic window:
- a CDS encoding uncharacterized protein (antiSMASH:Cluster_11) has protein sequence MTDDNSNAGRAESPPRVRRSSFAGETFANLFSGGRSGSISRATSDYNGGQQSHNGAGPITSAAAQAQRRRLSLTTLGLSGSPGQASPFGSYNSRRDSYGTAGSDSIDESAIEEDDGKTPLPTPATPFARRMSFGAKALRDVRTGNAANGGGGGSPPNGNEGFNWSDNFRSRAERTSSIAGGTLFGNNNAGPSPPAGLKHDRSKSVAVMEPPAREMPKPKEQVRPDHFQERILKGDFYMD, from the exons atgacCGACGACAACTCCAACGCCGGCCGTGCAGAGTCGCCTCCACGTGTGCGTCGCTCCTCTTTCGCAGGCGAGACCTTCGCCAATCTGTTCAGCGGCGGCCGCTCGGGCAGCATTTCACGAGCCACGAGTGACTACAATGGCGGTCAGCAATCACACAACGGTGCTGGCCCCATCACATCGGCGGCTGCCCAGGCGCAGCGCCGACGCCTCTCCTTGACCACACTGGGTCTGTCCGGCTCTCCCGGTCAAGCCTCTCCGTTTGGTTCGTACAACAGCCGTCGCGATTCGTACGGCACCGCTGGCAGCGATAGCATCGACGAGTCGGcaatcgaagaagacgacggcaAGACCCCACTACCGACCCCCGCAACTCCCTTCGCCAGACGTATGAGTTTTGGTGCAAAGGCACTTCGGGATGTGAGAACGGGCAATGCTGCCaatggcggtggaggcggcagcCCACCAAATG GCAACGAAGGCTTCAATTGGTCCGACAACTTCCGCAGCCGCGCAGAGCGCACCTCCTCAATCGCTGGCGGCACCCTGTTCGGCAATAACAATGCCGGACCCTCTCCACCCGCCGGATTGAAACATGATCGCAGCAAGAGCGTGGCAGTCATGGAGCCACCAGCAAGAGAAATGCCAAAGCCAAAGGAGCAAGTCAGACCAGATCATTTCCAAGAGCGAATTCTCAAGGGAGACTTTTACATGGATTGA
- a CDS encoding mitochondrial 37S ribosomal protein mS42 (antiSMASH:Cluster_11), translated as MITRRLLRPSRLFNSSSWTCPACTQRTSFAAPSTSAPTTTTSIRSISATSRLQKHSVPPLAFDETFEEKGVPGLFSKDGYNLAWKQYQSLLVQKLNELTAGEPIADKDPKDLALIFARDPLNASLFNHASMAFNNHYFFNSLSTAPLPLYKAPQLSESLVKTFGSIETLRETMLETATSMFGPGFVWLVWARNIDNSSASRGSSFASRSGSWRILTTYNAGTPFPEAGYRQQGLDMANNTQNSYQAWVQQQAMIPGNTAGAFGAYSQSGQAAAKLPPGGTNVMPVLCVNTWEHVWLYDFGVTGKRQYLNDWWNAVDWGIVQERAPAEARGLNRFERGGML; from the exons ATGATCACTCGACGCCTGCTCCGGCCATCGCGCCTCTTCAATTCCTCCTCGTGGACTTGTCCCGCATGC ACTCAGCGGACCTCCTTCGCCGCCCCATCCACATCAgcaccgacgacgacgacctcgATACGATCGATATCGGCTACCTCGCGACTCCAGAAACACAGCGTCCCACCGCTCGCATTCGATGAGACATTCGAGGAGAAGGGCGTGCCCGGCCTTTTCTCCAAAGATGGCTACAACTTGGCGTGGAAGCAATACCAATCACTTCTCGTTCAGAAGTTGAACGAATTGACAGCCGGCGAGCCCATCGCCGACAAGGACCCCAAAGACCTCGCGCTGATCTTTGCACGCGATCCATTGAATGCGAGTCTCTTCAACCACGCCAGCATGGCATTCAACAACCACTACTTCTTCAACTCCCTCTCCACCGCTCCCCTCCCGCTGTACAAAGCACCGCAACTGTCAGAAAGCCTGGTGAAGACATTCGGCAGCATCGAGACACTACGTGAGACAATGCTCGAAACCGCGACTTCCATGTTCGGACCAGGTTTCGTGTGGCTGGTATGGGCACGAAACATTGATAACTCGTCTGCCTCACGCGGAAGCTCTTTCGCGTCCCGAAGCGGGAGCTGGAGGATTTTGACAACATACAACGCCGGCACGCCATTTCCCGAGGCAGGCTACAGACAGCAGGGCTTGGACATGGCGAACAATACTCAGAATTCTTACCAGGCGTgggtgcagcagcaagcaatgATACCTGGAAATACCGCCGGTGCCTTTGGTGCATACAGCCAGAGTGGTCAAGCTGCGGCAAAATTGCCGCCGGGAGGAACGAACGTCATGCCAGTGCTGTGCGTCAATACGTGGGAACATGTGTGGCTGTATGACTTTGGTGTTACTGGCAAGAGGCAATACCTGAATGATTGGTGGAATGCTGTTGACTGGGGTATTGTGCAAGAGAGAGCGCCAGCTGAAGCGCGAGGGCTCAATCGTTTCGAAAGAGGTGGCATGTTGTAA
- a CDS encoding uncharacterized protein (antiSMASH:Cluster_11): MSFPTLLVALLCVLRAVSARALWIPKELEQDASTWMPEDFTITKRADTCGGESGLSQCGSNFPSVFCCPQNTVCLSLNTTSSLTAALCCPAGQDCATISPVSCDRTFQNATSNPGSQLHSQPTANLDSCGDNCCPMGYRCSGTLCVAMTESEAAEDSSTGNTTTTSPTTTSSSVSDTASSTDSAEEASSTDDAKENAGDSDDFSLKSFVAGFIPGIVLGMFLLAALLFCLWRRKHKKDGSISEKKHYSKDTLTDLGPNASSRRPTVHGRSISEPTVDISLGHRTDFANRTPPEQKNRGVHGGLSGYIVNVESPAERPSNPTPQGKSWLSHSPFVNQVATPRPIRSPIPAHLKRGTLSFDSFKISPVRGLKKQRSRHSLRRESQQATTEHRPEEQLVRQVSAETIKVAMDTPGQNPSTAGTLPPGNYKPHFATLATEPASSNSWQTTQSARSQDSTPIDEEPDYSTPTRPGRNSNIQNIGASLQSPYTPSNYPPTVYDQRASTRTQPQITYPPLPVKASTAPQPYPTPQSSAAHRSFVAPVGHTSTFADTGMPFLRSPNPQPASPIRAPADGKGKPRLTGLFPNWGARDGAEDHRVTRASGLTTWGGMIEKAGLRRSQLYTKEQGDPREWNR; the protein is encoded by the coding sequence ATGTCTTTCCCTACACTCCTCGTTGCATTGCTCTGCGTACTGCGCGCAGTATCAGCCCGCGCACTATGGATTCCGAAAGAGCTCGAGCAGGACGCCTCCACCTGGATGCCCGAGGACTTCACCATCACGAAACGAGCAGATACCTGTGGCGGCGAATCTGGTTTATCACAATGTGGCAGCAACTTTCCCTCAGTCTTCTGCTGTCCACAGAACACAGTATGCCTGTCACTAAACACGACATCATCGCTCACAGCCGCACTATGTTGTCCTGCTGGTCAGGACTGCGCCACAATATCACCAGTCTCTTGCGATCGAACCTTTCAGAATGCGACCAGTAATCCTGGAAGCCAGTTGCATTCCCAACCGACAGCAAACCTCGACAGCTGTGGCGATAACTGCTGCCCGATGGGCTATCGATGTTCGGGTACATTATGTGTTGCAATGACTGAGAGCGAGGCCGCGGAAGATTCGTCCACGGGAAACACAACAACGACATCGCCGACAaccacttcctcttctgtCTCCGACACTGCGTCAAGCACTGATTCTGCAGAGGAGGCTTCCTCCACTGATGATGCGAAAGAAAACGCAGGCGACTCGGACGACTTTTCCCTTAAATCTTTTGTCGCGGGATTCATTCCTGGAATTGTTTTGGGTATGTTCCTCTtggctgctctgctcttctgccTCTGGCGTCGTAAGCATAAGAAAGATGGCAGCAtcagcgagaagaagcattACTCCAAGGATACATTGACAGATCTTGGTCCGAATGCTTCGTCCCGTCGACCTACAGTACACGGCAGATCTATATCTGAGCCGACTGTAGACATCAGCCTTGGCCATCGCACCGACTTCGCAAATAGGACTCCACCGGAGCAGAAGAACAGAGGCGTGCACGGAGGTCTATCGGGATACATTGTGAATGTCGAGTCGCCAGCTGAGAGGCCCTCAAACCCTACACCGCAAGGAAAGAGCTGGTTATCTCACTCGCCATTTGTCAACCAAGTCGCTACGCCGAGACCAATCCGCTCTCCAATCCCAGCGCATCTCAAACGCGGCACTTTGTCGTTTGACTCGTTCAAGATCAGTCCAGTGCGTGGCCTCAAGAAGCAACGAAGCCGGCATTCGCTTCGTCGAGAAAGCCAGCAAGCCACCACTGAGCACAGACCAGAGGAGCAACTAGTGCGTCAAGTCAGCGCAGAGACGATTAAAGTGGCAATGGACACCCCAGGGCAGAACCCAAGCACTGCTGGAACTCTTCCTCCAGGTAACTACAAACCTCACTTTGCCACACTCGCAACAGAACCCGCTTCCTCGAATTCGTGGCAAACGACACAATCTGCGCGCAGCCAGGACTCCACGCCTATTGACGAGGAGCCCGACTATTCTACGCCCACACGACCAGGCCGCAACAGTAACATTCAGAATATCGGGGCATCCTTGCAGTCGCCTTACACACCATCAAACTATCCGCCCACCGTGTACGATCAACGAGCGTCCACTCGCACCCAGCCACAGATAACATATCCGCCCTTGCCGGTGAAAGCCAGCACAGCACCTCAGCCGTATCCGACGCCTCAGTCATCAGCCGCGCATAGGTCTTTCGTGGCGCCTGTAGGCCATACTTCGACCTTTGCAGATACCGGAATGCCCTTTCTGAGGTCTCCGAACCCTCAACCTGCGAGCCCAATACGTGCACCCGCGGACGGCAAGGGCAAGCCGCGATTGACGGGTCTTTTCCCGAATTGGGGCGCAAGAGATGGTGCAGAAGATCACAGAGTTACGAGGGCCAGCGGATTAACGACGTGGGGTGGTATGATTGAGAAAGCTGGATTGAGAAGAAGTCAGCTGTACACCAAAGAGCAAGGCGATCCTCGGGAGTGGAACAGGTAG
- a CDS encoding uncharacterized protein (antiSMASH:Cluster_11): protein MDSGFPYTDQPGLPASEESLKTATAELSLSIFGNAFDVNQAPWNYAAPDFQATISLSDRKNLQLSELVEVLKSAQDELDNTTARVLSSHAVVHSAKDSAECYGILETRINSSIPSKPHQYMTKAIWKRQTNGRWLITNFSLLQRPAGASNSTFTTGLFTPPETPGGEHRPLGVAIGDTLQEMTAQYSQAINSHQFDISQPPWSYIKKDKFRASMPPAEDHRMTLEEMLKFLGAVCKHSPTAHSTILDSNVVVREHIGWAEVWQNLELRDTARSKGVVHSYIEKMVWERQDDGAWLAVEYKNIQGLDRAGLPR from the coding sequence ATGGATTCAGGCTTCCCATATACTGATCAACCAGGCTTGCCGGCATCCGAAGAATCGCTTAAGACTGCCACAGCAGAATTATCATTAAGCATCTTTGGCAATGCCTTCGACGTTAATCAAGCACCTTGGAATTATGCGGCCCCAGACTTTCAAGCCACCATAAGCTTATCTGACAGGAAGAACCTCCAACTCTCCGAGCTTGTTGAAGTGCTCAAATCAGCACAAGACGAGTTGGATAACACGACTGCTCGTGTTCTCAGCAGTCATGCAGTCGTCCATAGTGCAAAAGACTCAGCAGAGTGCTACGGGATCTTGGAAACGCGAATCAATTCTTCGATCCCAAGTAAACCCCACCAATACATGACCAAAGCTATATGGAAACGCCAGACCAACGGCCGCTGGCTCATCACGAACTTCAGCCTGCTACAACGCCCGGCAGGTGCTTCCAATTCCACGTTCACCACAGGTCTCTTCACGCCGCCAGAAACACCAGGTGGAGAACACAGGCCGCTCGGAGTCGCAATTGGGGATACCCTTCAGGAGATGACAGCACAATACTCGCAAGCAATTAATAGCCATCAATTCGACATCTCCCAGCCTCCATGGAGTTACATCAAAAAGGACAAATTTCGCGCTTCGATGCCACCGGCGGAAGACCACAGAATGACTTTGGAGGAGATGCTGAAGTTTTTGGGGGCGGTTTGCAAGCACAGCCCAACTGCTCACAGTACGATTCTGGATAGCAATGTTGTGGTGAGAGAACACATCGGGTGGGCGGAGGTTTGGCAGAATTTGGAATTGAGAGATACAGCGAGAAGCAAGGGAGTGGTGCATAGTTACATTGAGAAGATGGTATGGGAAAGGCAAGATGATGGGGCTTGGCTTGCGGtggaatataagaatattcaGGGGCTGGATCGAGCTGGACTCCCGAGGTGA
- a CDS encoding uncharacterized protein (antiSMASH:Cluster_11): MAPKIFITGITGYIAGDAFYAIHKAHPDYEYSALIRTEEKAGKVRASYPDVRVVIGGLDDSSIIEEESAKADIVLHAADASDHEGAAKAIEAGILKGHSAERPGFWLHTGGTGILTYFDSSKERFGEEPDREFNDWSGVKELTTLPDDAFHRNVDKIVLEAGTKHADVIKTALVVVMQQRPMVGFSASSSRLRCK, translated from the exons ATGGCACCAAAGATTTTCAT CACTGGCATCACTGGCTACATTGCTGGCGATGCCTTCTACGCTATTCACAAGGCACACCCAGACTACGAATACTCGGCACTGATCCGCacggaggagaaggctggcAAAGTGAGAGCTTCGTATCCGGATGTGCGCGTGGTGATCGGCGGGCTCGACGACAGTAGTatcatcgaagaagaatctGCAAAAGCCGATATTGTTCTTC ATGCTGCGGATGCTTCCGACCACGAGGGCGCCGCAAAAGCTATCGAAGCCGGTATCCTGAAAGGCCACAGCGCCGAAAGGCCCGGTTTCTGGCTACATACAGGCGGCACAGGTATCCTCACCTATTTCGACTCCAGCAAAGAGCGCTTCGGCGAGGAGCCGGATCGCGAGTTCAATGATTGGTCTGGCGTCAAAGAACTCACGACACTTCCAGACGACGCTTTCCATCGTAATGTGGACAAAATTGTGCTTGAAGCAGGGACGAAGCATGCGGACGTGATCAAGACTGCTCTGGTAGTAGTAATGCAACAAAGACCAATGGTTGGATTTTCAGCGTCCTCGTCACGTCTGCGCTGCAAATGA
- a CDS encoding uncharacterized protein (antiSMASH:Cluster_11), giving the protein MGWSSDLEFSSPPKAAVRGQQSIDALLETALTDRVESKKLYKTLSFASVGAPGTQVMRELWISRFNAFRTHTLGHDLKKPFTGEDLFRFFGSVVKHLKGRGYNTKLPNLRTLENGIKVLTYYGTYTYSTKDGYEFTKQHQARIKVLWDDLIKSSQAIKGRSRKQSWLGYRTLEHMIRTFIEDATSNGTYNWDVTIAKCLSVVLPAATVSRSGDVARTSAYTGEEYLKWEDVRLYVEEVHNELHVGGDRRISLLSVRAEIDKHFAKGFKDKENTTFTWYGRTLPVDSHMCPISLLLVHALRHGLVQGGTTLEQVLRYAAARSDKQITWTQPRYPVLAQFEKMGRDIVLNQPARTDQLLRSIKQMGRLAGVKDRVYMHAIRAGGIRDMAHIPKSALETGAASSAGGLSFDFARAGAGHTMETANSGVTDAYVGGMSYEAWNMVATVAPIHKKEPRIATSEAMKIINAPITPAERETWMMNNNSAGGRKNRAYTDMRIREERMSAPTVELEPRSAYSGMGAERRPALYPPHAQQQQKKKTSEPAGPSRKRARDAEDDSVGVGAASTERPAKKTKKRNKTRNATDEDSFTMMLDPALRDQPPAATIMMDATLQDEREEQQQEEGEEEDEELSDEAARALQDTIFSQNDGSHENEQTEPEGEEELMDMLCPLPAPTTTTTTTTTSLPSTSNTFGGPDEWVQGFARVNVFLRATMLGRKDANAAQDPTGLPLCMTTGNSRDPPQRFILSCEHCNYSTTVAKDLDSHSRSCNAATAESLQQLHESTAPLSCPQCEYTTYAGPKARSKHMQREHPEEFTEPQPCTKTGCDPNVLYETREDLEAHKKAVHAFPQGYPTPCLHTTCVSSSSSEGNVAATYANIQTLTKHMRKAHEVVLADHPEYLPPDRDQPKVFSPAPCGIDGCNTKPRNRSILVHHVVSVHH; this is encoded by the exons ATGGGGTGGTCATCTGACCTCGAATTCTCCTCTCCACCAAAGGCGGCAGTCC GCGGTCAACAGTCCATCGACGCTCTGCTGGAGACCGCACTCACCGACCGTGTAGAGTCGAAGAAGTTGTACAAGACTTTGTCATTCGCTTCCGTGGGCGCGCCAGGCACGCAGGTGATGCGCGAGCTGTGGATCTCGCGTTTCAATGCCTTTCGCACGCATACTCTCGGTCATGACCTCAAGAAACCATTTACGGGCGAAGACCTCTTTCGTTTCTTCGGTTCCGTTGTCA AGCACCTCAAGGGAAGAGGTTACAACACCAAGTTGCCCAATTTGCGCACCCTCGAGAACGGCATCAAGGTTCTGACATATTACGGCACCTACACATACTCTACCAAGGACGGGTACGAGTTCACGAAACAGCATCAGGCACGGATCAAAGTACTTTGGGACGACCTGATCAAGAGTAGCCAAGCGATCAAAGGCAGATCCAGGAAGCAATCTTGGCTGGGCTATCGAACTTTGGAGCACATGATCCGGACCTTTATCGAGGATGCTACGAGCAATGGGACATACAATTGGGAT GTGACGATCGCCAAGTGTCTGTCGGTGGTCCTTCCTGCAGCGACTGTGAGCCGTTCGGGAGACGTGGCTCGAACGAGTGCATATACAGGTGAAGAATATTTGAAGTGGGAGGACGTTCGGCTGTATGTCGAAGAAGTCCACAACGAGTTACACGTTGGGGGAGACCGACGGATCTCGCTCCTCAGTGTCCGAGCGGAGATCGACAAGCACTTCGCGAAGGGGTTCAAGGACAAGGAGAACACCACGTTTACCTGGTACGGGAGAACACTTCCCGTCGACAGCCACATGTGCCCGATCAGCCTCCTTCTCGTACACGCCTTACGTCACGGCCTCGTACAGGGCGGGACGACGTTGGAGCAAGTGCTACGCTATGCTGCTGCGCGTAGTGACAAACAAATCACTTGGACACAGCCCCGATATCCGGTACTCGCGCAATTCGAAAAAATGGGCAGAGACATCGTTCTGAATCAACCTGCAAGGACAGACCAGCTGCTTCGAAGCATCAAGCAGATGGGGCGTCTGGCTGGTGTCAAAGATCGCGTATACATGCATGCTATACGAGCTGGGGGTATACGAGACATGGCGCACATCCCGAAGTCTGCCTTGGAGACGGGAGCGGCGAGCAGTGCTGGCGGCCTTTCATTCGACTTTGCCCGAGCGGGAGCAGGACACACGATGGAGACTGCGAACTCGGGAGTTACAGACGCGTACGTCGGAGGTATGTCGTATGAGGCGTGGAACATGGTCGCGACAGTGGCGCCAATACACAAGAAAGAGCCGCGAATCGCAACATCCGAGGCCATGAAGATCATCAACGCACCCATCACTCCAGCAGAGCGGGAGACATGGATGATGAACAACAACTCCGCCGGCGGGAGGAAGAATCGCGCGTACACTGACATGCGCATCCGTGAGGAGCGCATGTCTGCGCCCACTGTTGAGCTCGAGCCACGATCTGCGTATAGTGGTATGGGAGCCGAACGTCGTCCAGCACTCTACCCACCGCatgcacagcaacagcagaagaagaagacgtccGAGCCAGCGGGCCCGAGTCGGAAGCGTGCGCGTGATGCCGAGGATGATAGTGTTGGTGTCGGAGCAGCATCCACGGAGCGACCTGcaaagaagaccaagaagaggAACAAAACGCGCAACGCGACAGATGAAGACTCTTTCACGATGATGCTTGATCCGGCGCTCCGCGACCAGCCTCCTGCGGCGACGATCATGATGGACGCGACGCTTCAAGATGAGCgtgaagagcagcagcaggaggagggggaagaggaggacgaagagcTCTCGGACGAGGCTGCTCGAGCGTTACAGGATACCATATTCTCCCAGAATGATGGCAGCCATGAGAACGAGCAGACGGAAccggaaggcgaagaagagctgaTGGACATGCTCTGTCCCCTTCCagcaccaacaacaacaacaacaacaacaacaacttctTTGCCATCAACGAGTAACACGTTCGGCGGCCCAGACGAGTGGGTGCAGGGATTTGCCCGGGTCAACGTCTTCTTACGTGCGACGATGCTCGGTCGCAAGGACGCGAATGCTGCTCAAGATCCCACGGGACTGCCGTTGTGCATGACGACCGGAAACTCTCGCGATCCACCGCAGCGCTTCATTCTTTCTTGCGAGCACTGCAACTACTCTACGACAGTCGCAAAGGACCTCGATTCGCATTCAAGGTCGTGCAATGCCGCTACGGCCGAATCTCTACAACAGCTTCACGAATCCACAGCTCCTCTTTCCTGCCCGCAGTGTGAATATACCACGTACGCAGGACCGAAGGCTCGGAGCAAGCATATGCAGAGGGAGCACCCCGAAGAGTTTACGGAGCCGCAGCCATGCACCAAGACTGGTTGCGACCCCAATGTGCTGTACGAGACGCGCGAAGATCTCGAGGCGCACAAGAAAGCCGTACATGCCTTTCCACAAGGCTATCCGACACCATGCTTGCATACCACTTgtgtcagcagcagcagcagcgagggAAATGTCGCTGCTACCTACGCCAACATCCAGACTCTCACTAAACACATGCGCAAGGCGCACGAGGTGGTGTTGGCAGATCATCCCGAGTACCTCCCACCTGACAGAGATCAGCCAAAGGTCTTCTCTCCGGCTCCATGCGGTATTGACGGCTGCAACACCAAACCAAGAAATCGCTCGATTCTCGTCCATCACGTAGTCTCCGTCCATCACTAG
- a CDS encoding uncharacterized protein (antiSMASH:Cluster_11): MASAVDKSTADAITKFIYGVGRGPVSGRGRQAYELAKTILQKGYAPIIGEGRAHWDNVHVHDLSEVYLALVDAGVEKRLDSELWGEKGYFFVANGRHVWGDLSRLIAQKASDAGYIPKEFEEQKLSKDEAWELADFQALSWGLNSQGKAERASKVLGWQPKEGSLEDEVPHIIEQEKRRLQ; encoded by the coding sequence ATGGCATCGGCTGTGGACAAGTCCACAGCCGACGCCATCACAAAATTTATCTACGGTGTCGGTCGTGGTCCTGTCTCTGGTCGTGGACGACAGGCATATGAactggcgaagacgatttTGCAAAAAGGTTATGCTCCAATCATTGGCGAAGGCAGAGCACATTGGGATAATGTGCACGTGCACGACCTATCCGAGGTGTACCTGGCCCTCGTGGACGCTGGTGTTGAGAAAAGGCTAGATTCGGAGCTCTGGGGCGAGAAAGGCTACTTCTTTGTCGCAAACGGCAGGCATGTGTGGGGCGATTTGTCCCGGTTGATCGCGCAAAAGGCTTCTGACGCTGGATACATTCCGAAAGAgttcgaagagcagaagttGAGCAAGGACGAGGCGTGGGAGTTGGCGGATTTCCAAGCGCTGAGCTGGGGACTGAACTCGCAAGGCAAGGCAGAGCGAGCGAGTAAGGTGCTGGGTTGGCAGCCCAAAGAAGGTAGCCTCGAGGACGAGGTGCCGCATATCATCGAGCAAGAGAAGAGGAGACTGCAGTGA